Genomic window (Plasmodium gaboni strain SY75 chromosome Unknown, whole genome shotgun sequence):
CAGAATATTTGTCGTTTGATGAAACATATTTTGGATCATTCATGTTATTGGTAGTcctattaatattttccGGAACATTCCATTCAATATTATAAGTAATCTCGTTATCACAATATAATTTCCTATCTTGGATTTGAGTAATAAAAGGTTTTTCTCCAAAACTATTATCCACAGTATCAGGTTGTGAGTCCGTACAAATGTTTCCAGGGGGGTTTTCGTTAGctatatctatattatcattttgtaACATGTTCGAAATAAAATCCTGTTTTAGTTCGTTCCACTCGTTATCTGTAAGCTTCTTGGTGGTTGTATCACTAGTATCCActatattatctatatatgtattatcCTGTGTACCATGTGGTGATGTACTTGGCCGTAATATTATGTCGATCAAAGTTTTATATTTAGGCGATTtatatggatatatatcatttatatccATTTCTTCGACTTCACTTTCGGATGACGACGTAATATCAGTAGAAGATATGTCGCGAAGATAATCGTCCGTTTCTTCTCCTTCCACgtaaatatatgttttgCCTTTATAACGACTGGCATATGGTAC
Coding sequences:
- a CDS encoding putative EMP1-like protein, encoding KKPIFRPPKLFRVIELPQNDYGIPDKASTNRYVPYASRYKGKTYIYVEGEETDDYLRDISSTDITSSSESEVEEMDINDIYPYKSPKYKTLIDIILRPSTSPHGTQDNTYIDNIVDTSDTTTKKLTDNEWNELKQDFISNMLQNDNIDIANENPPGNICTDSQPDTVDNSFGEKPFITQIQDRKLYCDNEITYNIEWNVPENINRTTNNMNDPKYVSSNDKYSGIDLINDSLNSGNDIYNELLKRKENELFGTKYPK